In Funiculus sociatus GB2-C1, one genomic interval encodes:
- a CDS encoding molybdopterin-dependent oxidoreductase produces the protein MKTKKFSLCPSAPLAVCLCLLALLAGCGDSPTDAQLEEWRKQAIARNTTMIAAHKKNRQQQQWELTIQGQTAREVRLSMQQLDALATTRIKTRSPHNTNKADEILDYRGVAISKLLELSTTPATEITFVSFDAYRATVSREDLLKYPIIIALESNGKPISRSDGGPLSLVFPYTKYPQLQQNYPDRFWAFYVTNMIVGTEPIQLRVGKSQLNAKDLDQLEQVTIEEAVGYPIGWPISKVKLQGVRVRDVLAAAGVTLPEVAAVVFRGKAPASRDAKNPISILAKDIRECDILLVTRWGDKLDPIPAKMGGPVTLATSSTCQESDGNRERAPQHQRWLTFVEELEVSK, from the coding sequence ATGAAAACTAAAAAATTCTCCCTCTGTCCCTCTGCGCCTCTTGCCGTTTGCCTTTGCTTGCTTGCCTTACTTGCGGGATGTGGGGATAGTCCAACAGATGCCCAGTTGGAGGAATGGCGAAAACAAGCGATCGCGCGAAACACGACAATGATTGCTGCCCATAAAAAAAATCGGCAGCAACAACAGTGGGAACTAACGATTCAGGGGCAAACCGCTAGGGAAGTAAGATTATCTATGCAACAATTGGATGCCCTAGCAACTACCCGTATAAAGACGCGATCGCCTCATAACACCAACAAAGCTGATGAAATTCTCGACTATCGAGGCGTTGCCATCTCAAAGCTGTTGGAATTGAGTACCACACCAGCTACTGAAATTACCTTTGTATCTTTTGATGCCTACCGAGCCACAGTTAGCCGCGAAGATTTGCTTAAGTACCCAATCATCATCGCCTTAGAAAGCAATGGTAAACCGATTTCCCGCAGCGACGGTGGCCCGCTTTCCCTAGTTTTCCCCTATACTAAGTACCCGCAACTCCAGCAAAATTATCCTGACCGCTTTTGGGCATTTTACGTCACCAACATGATAGTTGGCACCGAGCCAATACAGTTGCGAGTAGGAAAAAGCCAACTTAACGCCAAAGACCTCGACCAACTAGAACAAGTCACCATTGAAGAAGCCGTCGGCTACCCAATTGGTTGGCCGATTAGCAAAGTAAAACTTCAGGGTGTGCGAGTGCGAGACGTTCTGGCGGCTGCTGGCGTGACCCTGCCAGAAGTCGCTGCGGTTGTATTTCGGGGGAAAGCGCCAGCCTCCCGCGATGCCAAGAATCCGATTAGTATCTTGGCAAAAGATATACGCGAGTGTGACATTCTACTGGTCACGCGCTGGGGCGACAAACTCGACCCTATTCCTGCCAAAATGGGTGGACCGGTAACGCTGGCGACAAGCAGCACTTGTCAAGAATCAGATGGCAATCGAGAACGCGCACCTCAACATCAGCGTTGGCTTACTTTTGTTGAGGAACTAGAAGTCAGCAAATAA